A genomic segment from Drosophila willistoni isolate 14030-0811.24 chromosome 2L unlocalized genomic scaffold, UCI_dwil_1.1 Seg72.1, whole genome shotgun sequence encodes:
- the LOC6646233 gene encoding peptidyl-prolyl cis-trans isomerase-like 3: MSVTLHTDVGDLKIELFCEACPKACENFLALCASDYYSGCVFIRNIKGFIVQTGDPTNTGKNGQSIWGTKFDDEFKETIKHTDRGMVSMANNGPNANASQFFITYAAQPNLDLKYTLFGRVIDGFDALDELEKLPVNPKNYRPHVDKKINGVTIHANPLAA; this comes from the exons atg TCTGTAACGTTACACACCGATGTTGGCGATCTAAAGATCGAACTGTTCTGCGAGGCGTGTCCCAAGGCTTGTGAAAATTTCCTTGCCTTATGTGCTAGCGACTATTACAGCGGCTGCGTCTTCATCAGGAATATTAAGGGATTTATTGTACAAACTGGTGATCCTACCAATACCGGCAAGAATGGTCAATCTATATGGGGCACCAAATTCGATGATGAGTTCAAAGAGACTATTAAG CACACAGATCGTGGAATGGTGTCAATGGCCAACAATGGACCCAATGCAAATGCCAGCCAATTCTTTATAACATATGCCGCCCAACCCAATTTAGATTTAAAATATACGCTTTTCGGCCGTGTTATAGATGGTTTCGATGCTTTGGATGAGCTGGAAAAGCTGCCAGTTAATCCCAAAAACTATCGTCCACATGTGGACAAGAAAATCAATGGAGTCACTATACATGCCAATCCCTTAGCCGCATGA